The Labeo rohita strain BAU-BD-2019 unplaced genomic scaffold, IGBB_LRoh.1.0 scaffold_891, whole genome shotgun sequence genome has a window encoding:
- the LOC127162324 gene encoding ribonuclease inhibitor-like isoform X4: protein MTDEGCSAVTSALKSNPSHLRELNLSWNELGDSGVKNLSDLLMNTQFKLEKLDLCYCSITEEQCLILTSALKSNPSHLRELNLSWNKLGDSGVKNLSDLLMNTQFKLEKLDLCECSITEKQCLILTSALKSNPSHLRELNLSWNKLGDSGVKNLSDLLMNTQFKLEKLHLCDCSITEKQCLILTSALKSNPSHLRELNLSWNQIKNTGVNHLCDVLKDSHCKLERLSLHSCGITDVSSLTQCLTNTKALQFLKELNLSKNMIGDSKQQLIDVLRDSNCKLSVDTDPSPKVPGSSIARNMWSLITKR, encoded by the exons ctgagctggaatgaactaggagactctggagtgaaaaacctcagtgatctactgatgaacacacaattcaagctggagaaactaga tctgtgttattgcagtattacagaggaacagtgtctcatcctgacttcagctctgaaatcaaacccatcacacctgagagaactgaacctgagctggaataaactaggagactctggagtgaaaaacctcagtgatctactgatgaacacacaattcaagctggagaaactaga tctgtgtgaatgcagtattacagagaaacagtgtctcatcctgacttcagctctgaaatcaaacccatcacacctgagagaactgaacctgagctggaataaactaggagactctggagtgaaaaacctcagtgatctactgatgaacacacaattcaagctggagaaactaca tctgtgtgattgcagtattacagagaaacagtgtctcatcctgacttcagctctgaaatcaaacccatcacacctgagagaactgaacctgagctggaatcaaataaaaaacacaggagtgaatcacttatgtgacgtactgaaggattcacactgtaaactggagagattgag TCTTCATTCCTGTGGAATTACAGATGTTTCTTCTTTAACTCAGTGTTtgacaaacacaaaagcactgcagtttctaAAAGAGCTTAATCTGAGTAAGAATATGATTGGAGACTCAAAGCAGCAGCTCATTGATGTGCTACGAGACTCAAACTGTAAACTGAG TGTAGATACAGATCCATCACCAAAAGTCCCTGGTAgttcaattgcaagaaatatgTGGAGTTTAATCACCAAAAGATGA